One Polaribacter reichenbachii genomic window, TAGATAAATTTGGTCATAATAGCACAAAAGCTATTCAGGTTATTACTGAAGCAGAAAGACGTGCGTATGCAGATAGAAGTCATTTTTTGGGTGATCCTGATTTTGTTACAATTCCGCAAAAAGAATTAATTAGCAAATCTTACAGCAATAAGAGAATGTCTGATTTTAGTTTTGACAAAGCCACTTCTTCTGCTGATGTGTCTTATGGAAATGTAGAAATTATTGAAAGTGATGAAACCACACATTATTCAATAATAGATCAGTTTGGAAATGCAGTTTCTGTAACTACAACTTTAAATGGTGCTTATGGTTCTAAACTATATTCTTCTGAATTAGGTTTCTTTTTTAATAATGAAATGGACGATTTTAGCAGCAAACCTGGTGAGCCAAATATGTTTGGTTTAATTGGTGCAAAAGCTAATGAAATTGCTCCAGAAAAAAGAATGTTAAGTTCTATGACACCTACAATTGTAGAAAAAGATGGAAAACTTTTTATGGTAGTTGGTACTCCTGGAGGCTCAACAATTATTACTTCTGTTTTACAAACAATTTTAAATGTTCACGAGTTTAAAATGAATATGCAAGCAGCTGTAAATGCGCCAAGATTTCATCATCAATGGTTGCCAGATGTTGTAAAAATGGAACCAAATAGTTTTGATAAAGAAACCATTACAGAGTTAACAAGTCTTGGTTATACTATTGATGAAACTACTTCTAGAATTATAGGTAAAGTGTCTGCTATTTTAGTTTTACCAAATGGAACTTTAGAAGGTGGTGCAGATAAAAGAGGTGATGATACTGCTGATGGATTTTAATTTGATGTTAGCTGTTAGCAAAAATGAAAAATTAGTCAAACTTATTAAACTTTAAATTTTAAATTTTAACCAAACTTTGAACTTTGAAACTTTGAAACTAAAAAAAATGAAAACACAACCCTTTCACTTAGCAATACCAGTTCAAAACTTAGAAAAATGTAGAGCTTTTTATAGAGATATTTTACAATGCGAAGAAGGCAGATCTGATGTTCATTGGGTAGATTTTAATTTCTTCGGACATCAATTGGTAATTCATCAAAAAGACGGATTTAATCCTGAGCGTATTTCTAATGCTGTTGATGGTAAAGATGTACCTGTTCCTCACTTTGGAGTTGTTTTAACTTGGGAAGATTGGCATGCTTTAGCAGAAAGATTAAAAGCTGTAAATACCAATTTTGTAATAGAACCTTGTATTCGATTTGAAGGAAAAGTAGGTGAACAAGCTACTCTTTTCTTTAAAGATCCAGAAAATAATGCTTTAGAGTTTAAAGCCTTTAAAGATATTGGGCAGTTATTTGCAAAATAATGCAACTCTTAGAAACTCATATTGCTAAAAAATTACAAGAACCAATTCGTTTTCAAGAATATGGAGTTGGTGTTTTTAAAACAATACCCACAAAATCTAGTATAAAAAAAGCAATTAAAAAAGGATATATCTTTATTGATGGAGTTCTAGCAACAACATCAAAATATATTTCTGGAGGAGAAAAAATTGAACTTTTTGAACCTAAAAATCAAGCTAATTTTAAAAGGCTAAAACTCGATTTAGAAGTTTTATTTGAAGATGACTATTTAGCTATTATTTACAAACCTTCTGGCATTTTAGTGAGTGGAAATAAATTTGTAACTGTTGCAAATGCATTAACACAAAACTTACAAAAAAGTAATCAAACAGATGCAGTAAAACCACAACCCATTCATAGATTAGATTACCCAACATCAGGTGTTTTATTAGTTGGCAAAACAAGTTCGTCTATCCAAAAATTGAGTGATTTATTCAAAAACAAAGAAATTCAAAAAACTTATTTTGCTATAGCAATTGGTAAAATGTGTGCTGGAGGTACAATCAATTTTAAGGTTGATGATAAACAAGCATCCACAGAATTTGAAGTTTTATCATCTGTAAAATCAGAACGATTTGAGTTTTTAAATTTGGTGAAATTATTGCCAAAAACAGGTAGAAAACATCAGTTAAGGAAACATTTATCAGCAATTGATCATCAGATTTTAGGTGATCAAGATTATGGAAATTCTGAATTAATTTTAAAAGGAAAAGGTTTGTATTTACACGCTTTTTCTTTAGAATTTCTACATCCGTTTACGAAAGAAACAATTTCTATATCTAAAGAATTACCTAAGAAATTTAAGAAGATTTTTATTTTTTGCCACGAATACACTAATTAATCAATGAAAACAGAATAAAGTTAGAATCGCAAAAATTCCATTTGAATTTTATAACCAGAAAATAATAATCTCAAGTTTCTACGTAAATTTTGTGAATTCTTGACTTTTAATATCATTAAAAATCATTGAAAGCCTACTCATCAACTCATAAATTTCCTCTTCATTATAAGTTGCAAAACCTATTCTTATTGCATTATGACCAATTTTAGCATTGTCATAACGTCGCCATTCACCTATTTCTAATTTATATTTTCTTGCAATTTTTGCAATTGTTTTCCAAGAATATTTTTTATGTAAAGTTAGCCAAACAGCCATTCCTCCTTTTGGTTTATCAAAAGAAAAAACATCTGAAAAATTATCTTTTAATAAACTACAAAACAAGTCTCTTCTTGATTTATAAACTTTCATCACTTTTTTAATATGCCTGTCTAAATCACCAGATTTTATAAAATCTTCAAAAGTTAATTCCAATAAAGCATCACCTTGTCTGTCTATAAACCGTCTTTGATTTGCAGCTTCATTTACAAAAGAACTTGGTGCAATAATATACCCAATTCTGTATACAGGAGCCACAGTTTTACACACAGAACCTATATAAATAACATTGCCATTCGTATCATGACTTGCTAATGGCAAAATAGGTGAATGATTGTAATTAAAATCGTAATCGTAATCATCTTCAATTATTGCAAAATTGTATTTTTTAGCTAAATTCAATAAATGAATCCTTCTTTCTGCGGATAAAGTTACTGTTGTTGGATGATGATGATGAGAGGTAACATAAACTCCTTTTATAGATTTTTTTTGGCAAATTTCTTCAATTTCATCCGTAGAAAGTCCATTTTCATCAACATTCACTCGAATTAAATTTGCATTTCTCTGTAAGAAATTAGTATCAGCAGATGTATAATTTGTTTGTCCAACAATAATATTATCATCTTTTTGTAATAGTAGTTTTGCCGATAAAAAAATTCCCATTTGACTACCTCTAGTAATCAAAATATTTTCCTTTTTAATGTTTAAACCACGAGTTTTATTCAGATAATCAGCTAAAGTGATTCTTAATTTTTCATTGCCAAAAAGAGAACCATAAGACATTTCTTTATAAATATCTTTTCTACTACAAATTCGTCTGTAGGTTCTAGCTAAATCTTCAGTTGGCGTTAATCTAGCATCAGATATCCCATCATTTAAATACATAAAACCTTCTTTAGGTTTCAAAAAACTACGTTCTAAAGATATATCAGTATAAAAGTTAAATCCGATTTTATTATCTGATGATAAAATATCTTTTTCAATAAAGTTTTGCTGATGTAACTCTGGCAAATTAGAATTGATAAAAGTTCCTTTTTTAGGAATACTTTCTACCCAACCTTGTAATAATAATTCTTCATAGCAAGCAACTACAGTTTTCCTGTGTACACTTAACAAATCTGCTAGAATTCTGCTTCCAGGTAATTTTGTTTCAGGAACTAATTTTCGCTCTTTTATCAATTGAATAAACTGATTTGCCAACTGTAAATACAAGGCTTGATTGCCATTTCTATCTAAATGAAAAATTGTTTTATATGGAAACATTCTCTGGACTACTTTATATTTTTATTCTGGACGATTATAATAGACCATAAATATAGTAATTTTGAAATATCAAACCACTAAAAGATGAAAAGACAAGATTTAAAATTAGAAGAATTTGAGATTTATTTTAAAAGATATTTAGATAAATTAAACAATGAAACTGAGTTATTACAAGGTTTTATTGATGGAAAATCTGCTACAACTTCATTTTTTAAATCCATTTCTAAAGATAAATTAGAGTTCAGGTATCAACCAGAAAAATGGTCGATAAAAGAAATTTTACAACACCTTATTGATACTGAAAGAATCTTTATGTACAGATGTTTTAGAATTGCAAGAAGAGACACAACTGCTTTGGCTGGTTACGATCAAGAAATTTACAACCATCCATCAAAAGCTAATAAAAAATCTCTAGAGAATTTATTGAATGAATTTAACATCAATAGAAATAATTCTATAGCTTTATTACAAAGTTTAAGCGATGATGATTTATGTTTTACAGGTAAAGCAAGTGGTGGCAAAATGTCTGCAAGAGCAGCAGCTTTTATAATTATTGGTCATGACATTTGGCATACAGATGTTATTAAAAACAAATATTTGAATGTTAGAAATTAGACCTAATTGCGAACATTGCAATAAAGATTTACCAAACACATCATTAGAAGCAATGATTTGCTCTTTTGAATGTACTTATTGTAAAACCTGTGCTATCGAGATTTTTAAAAATGTTTGTCCGAATTGTGCTGGTAATTTTGTTGAACGCCCAATTCGTCCATTAAAAATGATTGAAAAATATCCAGCATCAACAAAAAGAATTTTTAAACCTAAAGATCTTAAAGTTGCAAAATTAAACTCAGATGCATATTTAAAAATAAATCCAAAGGATAGATAAAATGATTGAAATAAGAAGAGCTACTGAAAATGATGCAACTTATATAGCGTTGTTAGGCAGAATTACCTACACAGAATCTCATGGAGATTTTATTGAAGATAAGAAAAACTTACTTGATTTTTACAATACATATTATGCTGTTTCTCAAATAAAAAAAGAGTTAAATGACATAAACAATATGTTTTGGATTGTTTTTTCTGATGAATTACCAATTGGTTTTGCTAAACTTTGTTTAAACGTAAACACCTTAAATTCAATAGATGAAAGTTATTGTAAATTACAAAGGCTATATATTTTAAATGATTTTATAGGTTTTAAAATAGGAACTCAATTACAAGAAATCATACTTAAAAAAGCAATTGAATTAAATTACAAAAAGATATGGTTAACAGCTTATTACAAAAACACCAAAGGCATAAAATTCTATAAAAAATATGATTTTAAAGAAGTTGGTAGTATCGACTTTTATGTTGGCAAAACTAATTATGAGAACTTAATTTTTGAAAAAACTTTATAAAATGAAAGAATATCCGCAAACAAAAATCAACAGAATTAAAAGAGGTGCAAATAGAGGTACTTACAATGTAGAAAAAATTAACACCATTTTAGATGCTGGTTTTTTGTGTTATGTAGGCTATATTTATGATGGAAAACCAATCACGATTCCTATGGCATATGCTAGAAAAGAGGATAAAATTTATATTCACGGTTCTACAGGCAATAGAATGCTTTTATCAATTTTAGAAAGCAAAGAAACCTCTATAACTGTTATGCATTTAGATGGTTTGGTTTTGGCACGTTCTGGCTTGCATCATTCAGTAAATTATAGATCTGCAACTCTTTTTGGTAATCTAAAAAAGGTCGAAAAAGATGAAGATAAAACAAAAATTTTAAGATTGATTGTAGATCAAATGGTACCAAATCAATGGGATTCTTTAAGACCAATGTATCAAAAGGAATTAGATAGAACATTAGTGGTAGAATTTACCATAGAAACTGCATCTGCAAAAATTAGAGATGTTGGTGTTGCTGATGAACCAGAAGATTATAAATTAGAGGTTTGGGCTGGTATTATACCTATAAAACAAATTGCAGAATATCCAATTCCTGATGAAGGAAAACCAAAATCAATGGAAATACCTCAACATATTTTAGATTATTATGAGAAAAATAAATAATGACTGATTAAAAATTAATAAATTCGCTTTTTAATATATCGTTTTTTCTATGAAAAAGTTTTTCAAAATTATTGCTACTATATTACTTTTAATCATTGGTTTTTGCGTGGTTTACTATTTTATAAATAATGAAGATTTACCACAAGGTAAAAAAGGCAAAGAAGCAGATGCTTTAGCTATAAAAATGTATAATGCCATAAACCACGAAGCTTTCGAAAATACCGAAATTTTAAAATGGAGTTTTAGAAATGAGCATTTTTACACTTGGCATAAACAACAAAATATTGTCCATATTTCATGGGCAGAAAACAAAGTAACTTTAAACACCAAACAACCAGAAAAATCTGTTGTTTATGTTGATGGAAAAATTTCTGAAAATAAAAAATTAATAAAACAAGCTCAAGGCTATTTTAACAACGATTCTTTTTGGTTAATAGCACCTTATAAAATTTTTGATGCTGGCACAGAAAGAAGCATTATAAAACACGAAGGTAAAAACGCTTTAATGGTTACTTATACTTCTGGTGGCTCTACTCCTGGAGATTCTTATCTTTGGATTTTAGACGAAAACTACTACCCTACCTCTTTTAAAATGTGGACCTCTGTAATACCAATTGGTGGAGTTTCTGGTTCTTGGTCTAACTGGAAAAAAACTGAAGCAGGTATAAAATTACCTACAAAACATACATTATCACTTTTTGGTCTAGAAATAGATATGGGTAATGTTAATGCTTATAACGAAAAAGCAAATGAATTGGCTGATAAAATTTTAAAAGCGCTTAAACACGAAGCTTATAAAGAAACAAAGTTTATCGAATGGAGTTTTGCAGGTAAAAGAAGTTTTAATTGGGATAAAAAAAATCATATTGTTGATGTATCTTGGGATGATTTTAAAGTAAATTTATATCCCGAAGATTTAGAAAAAAGTATCGTATTTTTCGAAGGAGTAAAACAAGAAGATACTGATGAAAAAATTGTAAAAAGAGCTTGGGATATTTTTAATAATGATTCTTTTTGGCTAGTTGCACCTCATAAATTATATGATGATGGAGTTATTAGAACCATAGAAAATATAGAAAACGAAACAGCTTTAAGAATAACTTACACTTCTGGTGGTACAACTCCTGGTGATGCTTATGTATGGATTTTAGATGAAAACTATGTGCCAAAAAGTTATAAAATGTATTTAAAAAACCGAGGTAAACAAGGCACTTTAGTTACTTGGGATGATTGGGTTACCACAGAAAGTGGTACTTTACTACCAACAAATCATACTTTTTTAAATGGAAGAAGATTAAGTATGGGAGAAGTAAAAGCATATAATTAATGACAGCCAAAACTATAGCTAACGGAATTTTAAGAGCCTTAGGAATTCTTCTCGGAATTTTTATTTTGGTTTATTTTTTATACGCAATTCAATCTGTAATTATCTACTTAATTATAGCTGCAATTTTATCTTTAATCGCAAGACCTGGTATTCTTTTTTTAAAGAGAAAATTAAAATTCCCAAATACATTAGCTGTAGTTACCACAATGATTTTAATGTTGGGTTTACTTACTGGTTTAATTTTAATGTTTATTCCTTTAATTGTAGAGCAAGGCAGAAGTTTATCTCTTTTAGAAGTAGATCAATTAGAAAATAATTTACAGAGAATTTTTACTCAAATTACAACCTATTTTTCATCGAAAGGTATAGATGTTTTAAGCGAATTAAAAAATGTAGATTTTTTATCACAATTTCAAGAAATACCTAACTTATTAAATTCAGTTTTAGGTGCTGTAGGTTCATTGAGTGTTGGTTTATTTTCGGTATTGTTTATCTCTTTCTTTTTTATGAAAGATAGCAAATTGTTAAAAAATGGAGTAATGACATTAATACCTAATGGAACAGAAAAAAGGTTTTCTAAATCTCTAGAAACCATTAACAATTTACTTTCTCGATATTTTATTGGTTTAATAATTCAGATTACTATTTTATTTGTTTTTTACACAATTATTCTCTTAATATTTGGTATTGACAATGCTGTTGTAATTGCTTTTTTATGTGCATTGCTAAATTTAATTCCTTATGTTGGCCCAATGATAGGCGCCATTTTAATGTGCATTTTATCAATGACTAGTAATATAGAACTAGATTTTCAGACAGAAATTCTACCAACAACAGGTTATATTATGATTGGTTATTTAATTGCACAATTGGTAGATAATTTTGCAAGTCAGCCAATAATATTTTCGAAAACAACAAAATCTCATCCATTAGAAATTTTCTTAATTATTATAATTGGAGGCTTACTTTTAGGTGTTGTTGGTATGATAACTGCTGTACCACTTTACACTGCATTAAAAGTAATTTTAAAAGAATTTTTATCAGAAAATAAGATTGTAAAATCAATTACAAAAGATTTATAACTACTATTTGAATCCGAAAATTTTACATAAGGATGTACAGCAATTTATACAAGAAAATTTAAAATCAGATATTACAAAACTGATTTTAAAAGGAAGTCCTTTTGACGGAATTTCGATTCAAGAATTAGCAAATCAAGTTGTTGCGAAACAAAAATCGTTAGGTAAACTGCCAACTTGGTTTAACACAGAAAACATTTATTATCCGCCAAAAATAAGTATTGAGCAAACTTCATCAGAAATTACAGCCAAATACAAATCAAGTTTAATTTCTGGTGATAAAATTATCGATATTACTGGTGGTTTTGGTATTGATTGCTTCTACTTTTCTAAGCAATTTAAAGAAGTATCGCACTGCGAAATAAACGAGGAGTTATCAACAATTGTAAAGCATAATTATCAACAATTAAAAGCAGAAAATATTACAACTATTTCTGGAAACGGACTTGATTTTTTAAAAAATACAAATCATTTTTTTGATTGTATTTATGTAGATCCATCTAGAAGAAGTGATGTAAAAGGAAAGGTTTTTTTATTAAAAGATTGTTTACCATATGTACCACCAAAAATCGATTTCTTTTTTACAAAAGCAAAACATATTTTAATTAAAGTTTCTCCTATTTTAGATATTAAAAATAC contains:
- a CDS encoding pyridoxamine 5'-phosphate oxidase family protein codes for the protein MKEYPQTKINRIKRGANRGTYNVEKINTILDAGFLCYVGYIYDGKPITIPMAYARKEDKIYIHGSTGNRMLLSILESKETSITVMHLDGLVLARSGLHHSVNYRSATLFGNLKKVEKDEDKTKILRLIVDQMVPNQWDSLRPMYQKELDRTLVVEFTIETASAKIRDVGVADEPEDYKLEVWAGIIPIKQIAEYPIPDEGKPKSMEIPQHILDYYEKNK
- a CDS encoding VOC family protein — its product is MKTQPFHLAIPVQNLEKCRAFYRDILQCEEGRSDVHWVDFNFFGHQLVIHQKDGFNPERISNAVDGKDVPVPHFGVVLTWEDWHALAERLKAVNTNFVIEPCIRFEGKVGEQATLFFKDPENNALEFKAFKDIGQLFAK
- a CDS encoding PLP-dependent aminotransferase family protein, producing MFPYKTIFHLDRNGNQALYLQLANQFIQLIKERKLVPETKLPGSRILADLLSVHRKTVVACYEELLLQGWVESIPKKGTFINSNLPELHQQNFIEKDILSSDNKIGFNFYTDISLERSFLKPKEGFMYLNDGISDARLTPTEDLARTYRRICSRKDIYKEMSYGSLFGNEKLRITLADYLNKTRGLNIKKENILITRGSQMGIFLSAKLLLQKDDNIIVGQTNYTSADTNFLQRNANLIRVNVDENGLSTDEIEEICQKKSIKGVYVTSHHHHPTTVTLSAERRIHLLNLAKKYNFAIIEDDYDYDFNYNHSPILPLASHDTNGNVIYIGSVCKTVAPVYRIGYIIAPSSFVNEAANQRRFIDRQGDALLELTFEDFIKSGDLDRHIKKVMKVYKSRRDLFCSLLKDNFSDVFSFDKPKGGMAVWLTLHKKYSWKTIAKIARKYKLEIGEWRRYDNAKIGHNAIRIGFATYNEEEIYELMSRLSMIFNDIKSQEFTKFT
- a CDS encoding AI-2E family transporter → MTAKTIANGILRALGILLGIFILVYFLYAIQSVIIYLIIAAILSLIARPGILFLKRKLKFPNTLAVVTTMILMLGLLTGLILMFIPLIVEQGRSLSLLEVDQLENNLQRIFTQITTYFSSKGIDVLSELKNVDFLSQFQEIPNLLNSVLGAVGSLSVGLFSVLFISFFFMKDSKLLKNGVMTLIPNGTEKRFSKSLETINNLLSRYFIGLIIQITILFVFYTIILLIFGIDNAVVIAFLCALLNLIPYVGPMIGAILMCILSMTSNIELDFQTEILPTTGYIMIGYLIAQLVDNFASQPIIFSKTTKSHPLEIFLIIIIGGLLLGVVGMITAVPLYTALKVILKEFLSENKIVKSITKDL
- a CDS encoding class I SAM-dependent methyltransferase; this encodes MNPKILHKDVQQFIQENLKSDITKLILKGSPFDGISIQELANQVVAKQKSLGKLPTWFNTENIYYPPKISIEQTSSEITAKYKSSLISGDKIIDITGGFGIDCFYFSKQFKEVSHCEINEELSTIVKHNYQQLKAENITTISGNGLDFLKNTNHFFDCIYVDPSRRSDVKGKVFLLKDCLPYVPPKIDFFFTKAKHILIKVSPILDIKNTTKDLKNVKEVHIVAINNDVKELLFLLEKDYENAIKIKTINFQKNGSQKFEFDFTNSVESTYSEPLTYLYEPNSAILKSGGFHHISNQLRVFKLHQHSHLYTSDQLIDFPGRRFKIEHIISYDKKKLRKILPYKKANITSRNFPKTVAQFRKETKIKDGGEVYIFLTTDLNNNHKLVICKKVNINLSYL
- a CDS encoding DinB family protein, translated to MKRQDLKLEEFEIYFKRYLDKLNNETELLQGFIDGKSATTSFFKSISKDKLEFRYQPEKWSIKEILQHLIDTERIFMYRCFRIARRDTTALAGYDQEIYNHPSKANKKSLENLLNEFNINRNNSIALLQSLSDDDLCFTGKASGGKMSARAAAFIIIGHDIWHTDVIKNKYLNVRN
- a CDS encoding RluA family pseudouridine synthase; the protein is MQLLETHIAKKLQEPIRFQEYGVGVFKTIPTKSSIKKAIKKGYIFIDGVLATTSKYISGGEKIELFEPKNQANFKRLKLDLEVLFEDDYLAIIYKPSGILVSGNKFVTVANALTQNLQKSNQTDAVKPQPIHRLDYPTSGVLLVGKTSSSIQKLSDLFKNKEIQKTYFAIAIGKMCAGGTINFKVDDKQASTEFEVLSSVKSERFEFLNLVKLLPKTGRKHQLRKHLSAIDHQILGDQDYGNSELILKGKGLYLHAFSLEFLHPFTKETISISKELPKKFKKIFIFCHEYTN
- a CDS encoding DUF1272 domain-containing protein, which produces MLEIRPNCEHCNKDLPNTSLEAMICSFECTYCKTCAIEIFKNVCPNCAGNFVERPIRPLKMIEKYPASTKRIFKPKDLKVAKLNSDAYLKINPKDR
- a CDS encoding GNAT family N-acetyltransferase, which gives rise to MIEIRRATENDATYIALLGRITYTESHGDFIEDKKNLLDFYNTYYAVSQIKKELNDINNMFWIVFSDELPIGFAKLCLNVNTLNSIDESYCKLQRLYILNDFIGFKIGTQLQEIILKKAIELNYKKIWLTAYYKNTKGIKFYKKYDFKEVGSIDFYVGKTNYENLIFEKTL